Proteins co-encoded in one Brassica rapa cultivar Chiifu-401-42 chromosome A02, CAAS_Brap_v3.01, whole genome shotgun sequence genomic window:
- the LOC103851657 gene encoding formin-like protein 13, translating into MALFRKLFYRKPPDGLLEICDRVFVFDCCFSDDSWEEDNYKTYMSGVVNQLQEHFPEASSLVFNFREVGTRSVMADVLSEHGLTIMDYPRHYEGCSLLPVEVMHHFLRSSESWLSLGPNNLLLMHCERGAWPVLAFMLAALLIYRKQYSGEYKTLDMICKQAPRELMHLFSPLNPIPSQLRYLQYVSRRNVVSEWPPLDRALTMDCVILRCVPDVSGQGGCRPIFRVYGQDPFFVDDKKPKLLYSTPKKGKHLRIYKQAECELVKIDINCHVQGDIVIECLSLNDDMEREVMMFRAVFNTAFIRSNILMLNRDEVDTLWDIKEQFPKGFRVELLFSDMDAASSVDSMSFSCLEEKDGLPIEVFSKVHDFFNQVDWDDQTDATRNILQHLAIANAAQDRPDGNSSPRPQGLSPKSIHDIVKQAAIENNAKLKLSSMSEVETVDTPEKRASGPVKKLIAEDMHSVLQISSQANTTSHESPSLKLVHHSATVKPFVDGSDFSENPEEKILRAPGENRSILSPPHPERTSLAPTGALPQPPPFPIVASQPSEKCQHSIVQPAETLSQRNAWVSLAGSTFHQTTPNAEHPMTLPSTSLPLSPASDVNTQESSKITKSSSVMPSPTLSATPAKESQTETSGSFCPPASPPVGAPNDVAPVSKSDKTPVISRPPPPPPPPMQHSDQNTVARVSSPIPPPALATAASPRPRPPPPPAPPTPPPLPTSSAPPPPPPPTPPRLPTSSAPPPPPPPNAPPPPPIGQMKAPSAPPPPPPLGQMRPPSAPPPPPPPKLGTKSSPSTGSRVPPTPALPAGPLSSGKRRMLPVNSKNNTAKKLKPYHWLKLTRAVNGSLWAETQMSSEASKAPEIDITELESLFSASAPEEAGKSKLNSCRGPKPEKVQLIEHRRAYNCEIMLSKVKVPLQDLMYSVLNLEESALDADQVENLIKFCPTREEMELLKGYNGDKDKLGKCELFFLEMMKVPRVETKLRVFSFKIQFRSQISELRNSLNVVNSAAEQVKNSEKFKRIMQTVLSLGNALNQGTARGAAVGFKLDSLPKLSETRARNNRMTLMHYLCKILAEKMPEVLDFAKDFSSLEPATKIQLKFLAEEMQAINKGLEKIVQELSLSESDGPISHNFNKILKEFLHYAEAEVRSLASLYSGVGRNVDGLIFYFGEDPTKCPFEQGVSTLLNFVRLFNRAHEENVKQVEAEAKKKAEEEKLKIGRLDKESSKPLSLEKEKAKISGLDKESSNPLSLEEQEQVKKERRKISGLDQESRKPLSLDEHNKKEKAKISGLDQESRKPLSLDEQVKQEKAKINGLDQETKEPLNERTAA; encoded by the exons ATGGCCTTGTTCCGCAAATTGTTCTACCGCAAACCTCCGGATGGTTTGCTCGAGATATGCGACAGAGTTTTCG TGTTCGACTGCTGCTTCTCCGACGACTCTTGGGAAGAAGACAACTACAAAACTTACATGTCCGGAGTAGTCAATCAGCTACAGGAGCATTTCCCCGAGGCATCCTCTCTTGTGTTTAACTTCCGTGAAGTGGGTACTCGGAGTGTGATGGCTGATGTCTTATCAGAACACGGCTTGACCATTATGGACTATCCTCGCCACTACGAAGGCTGCTCGTTGCTGCCTGTGGAAGTCATGCACCATTTTCTCCGGTCAAGTGAAAGCTGGCTCTCCCTCGGCCCAAACAACTTGTTGTTAATGCATTGCGAGCGAGGGGCTTGGCCGGTTCTAGCTTTCATGTTAGCTGCACTTCTTATTTACCGGAAGCAGTACAGTGGTGAGTACAAGACCTTGGACATGATCTGCAAGCAGGCTCCGCGTGAGCTTATGCATTTGTTCTCGCCGTTGAACCCGATTCCTTCTCAGCTTCGGTATCTGCAGTATGTGTCGAGAAGGAATGTGGTCTCTGAATGGCCTCCATTGGATAGGGCTCTTACCATGGATTGTGTTATTTTGAGATGTGTTCCTGATGTTAGTGGGCAAGGAGGGTGTCGCCCAATCTTTAGAGTATATGGTCAGGATCCTTTTTTTGTTGATGATAAAAAGCCCAAGCTTCTGTACTCAACTCCAAAGAAAGGGAAACACCTTAGGATCTACAAGCAG GCAGAATGTGAACTAGTCAAGATTGACATCAACTGTCATGTGCAAGGTGATATAGTGATTGAATGCCTCAGTTTGAACGATGACATGGAGAGAGAGGTAATGATGTTTCGAGCGGTTTTCAACACAGCTTTTATCAGATCAAATATTTTGATGCTCAACCGTGATGAGGTTGACACATTATGGGATATAAAAGAACAGTTTCCAAAGGGGTTCAGAGTTGAG CTTCTCTTCTCGGATATGGATGCTGCCTCGTCTGTTGATTCGATGAGCTTTTCATGTTTGGAAGAGAAAGATGGTCTTCCAATAGAAGTTTTTTCCAAAGTTCATGATTTCTTCAATCAAGTTGACTGGGATGATCAGACGGATGCCACTCGTAATATACTTCAGCATTTAGCTATTGCAAATGCTGCCCAGGATAGACCAGATGGGAATTCAAGTCCAAGACCACAAGGGCTTAGCCCCAAAAGTATCCATGATATAGTGAAACAGGCAGCAATTGAGAATAATGCAAAACTAAAATTGTCTTCAATGTCCGAGGTTGAAACGGTCGACACGCCTGAAAAGCGAGCTTCCGGTCCAGTCAAGAAGCTTATAGCAGAAGATATGCATTCTGTCCTTCAGATAAGTAGCCAGGCAAACACCACCAGTCATGAGTCCCCTTCTCTCAAGCTTGTGCATCATTCTGCAACAGTTAAACCTTTTGTGGACGGTTCTGACTTTTCTGAAAATCCTGAGGAGAAAATCCTGAGGGCTCCTGGGGAAAACAGGAGCATACTGTCACCACCTCACCCTGAAAGAACGTCGTTGGCTCCAACAGGAGCACTTCCCCAACCTCCTCCATTTCCAATTGTTGCTTCTCAACCTTCAGAGAAATGTCAGCATTCTATTGTCCAACCGGCAGAGACACTTTCACAGAGAAATGCATGGGTGTCATTAGCTGGCTCTACATTTCATCAAACAACTCCAAACGCAGAGCATCCTATGACACTGCCTTCAACATCTCTTCCCCTTTCTCCTGCGTCCGATGTTAATACTCAGGAGTCTTCTAAAATAACGAAATCATCTTCAGTTATGCCATCTCCTACATTATCAGCTACTCCAGCCAAAGAATCCCAAACTGAGACATCAGGTTCTTTCTGTCCTCCTGCTTCACCTCCGGTAGGAGCTCCCAATGATGTGGCTCCAGTGTCTAAATCAGACAAAACACCTGTGATATCTCGACCACCACCTCCTCCCCCTCCTCCGATGCAGCATTCAGACCAGAACACAGTCGCTAGAGTTTCCTCTCCTATACCACCCCCAGCGCTAGCTACAGCTGCCTCCCCTCGCCCTCGCCCTCCCCCTCCCCCAGCTCCTCCAACACCTCCACCGCTTCCTACCTCTTCTGCTCCTCCTCCCCCACCTCCTCCAACACCTCCACGGCTTCCTACCTCTTCTGCCCCTCCTCCCCCTCCCCCTCCAAACgcaccacctccaccaccaaTAGGTCAGATGAAGGCACCGTCAgcaccacctccaccaccaccgttGGGTCAGATGAGGCCACCATCagcaccacctcctcctcctcctccaaagTTAGGAACAAAGTCATCCCCATCTACTGGTTCTAGAGTGCCTCCAACACCTGCCTTACCAGCTGGACCTCTTTCATCAGGAAAACGGAGAATGTTACCCGTAAATTCAAAGAATAACACGGCCAAAAAGCTGAAGCCATACCACTGGTTGAAACTGACGAGAGCTGTCAATGGGAGCTTATGGGCTGAAACGCAAATGTCTAGCGAAGCTTCTAA GGCTCCTGAGATTGATATAACAGAGCTTGAAAGTCTTTTCTCCGCATCAGCTCCAGAAGAGGCAGGAAAGTCAAAACTAAATAGCTGTCGTGGACCTAAACCTGAGAAAGTCCAACTG ATTGAACACAGGCGAGCATACAACTGTGAGATTATGCTTTCAAAAGTGAAAGTACCTCTACAGGATTTGATG TACTCAGTGCTTAACCTGGAGGAATCTGCTCTTGATGCTGACCAGGTTGAGAACCTAATTAAGTTTTGTCCAACAAGAGAAGAAATGGAATTACTAAAG GGTTACAATGGTGACAAGGACAAGCTTGGAAAGTGCGAACTG TTCTTCTTAGAGATGATGAAAGTCCCACGAGTGGAAACAAAGCTAAGGGTGTTCTCTTTCAAAATTCAGTTTCGTTCTCAG ATTTCTGAACTCAGGAATAGTCTAAATGTTGTCAACTCCGCAGCAGAGCAG GTTAAGAATtcagaaaaattcaaaagaataaTGCAGACagttttgtccctcggaaaCGCACTAAACCAAGGGACTGCTAGGG GTGCTGCGGTTGGGTTTAAACTGGATAGTCTGCCAAAACTCAGTGAAACACGGGCGCGTAATAACCGTATGACTCTGATGCATTATCTATGCAAG ATTCTTGCTGAGAAAATGCCAGAAGTCTTAGATTTCGCAAAAGATTTTTCCTCACTGGAGCCTGCAACAAAG ATTCAACTGAAGTTTTTGGCTGAGGAGATGCAAGCTATAAACAAGGGACTAGAGAAAATCGTACAGGAACTCTCCTTGTCCGAAAGTGATGGCCCAATTTCACACAACTTTAACAAG ATATTGAAGGAGTTCCTTCATTATGCGGAAGCAGAAGTAAGGTCCTTGGCTTCACTCTATTCGGGAGTG GGAAGAAACGTTGATGGCTTAATTTTCTACTTTGGTGAAGACCCTACTAAGTGCCCTTTTGAACAAG GGGTGTCGACTCTTCTAAACTTTGTAAGACTGTTCAATCGTGCTCATGAAGAAAACGTAAAACAAGTTGAAGCTGAAGCTAAGAAGAAGGCTGAGGAGGAGAAATTAAAAATAGGTCGGTTAGATAAAGAAAGCAGCAAGCCCTTATCCTTGGAGAAGGAGAAAGCAAAAATAAGTGGACTAGATAAAGAAAGCAGCAACCCCTTGTCGTTGGAGGAACAA GAACAAGTTAAGAAGGAGAGAAGAAAGATAAGTGGATTAGACCAAGAAAGCAGAAAGCCCTTGTCCTTGGATGAACACAATAAGAAGGAGAAAGCAAAGATAAGTGGATTAGATCAAGAAAGCAGGAAGCCCTTGTCCTTGGATGAACAAGTTAAACAGGAGAAAGCAAAAATAAATGGATTAGATCAAGAAACGAAGGAGCCACTGAATGAAAGAACAGCTGCATGA
- the LOC103851658 gene encoding formin-like protein 13, with product MDLLRKLFNRKTPDGLHEICDQVFVFGSCLSTDSLEEEKYKTYLTGAVNQLQEHFPDASSLVFNFRDVVDTRSVVADVLSEHGLSVMDYPRHYQGCSLLPVKVMKKFLCYCDSWLSLGPSELILLHCERGAWPLLAFMLAALLIYRKQYSDEYKTLDMICKKAPVELMHLFSPLNPIPSQLRYLQYVSRRTMVSEWPPTERALTVDCVMLRCLPDVSGQGSFLRPVFRVYGQDPLFVDDDKKPELLYSSAKKGKHLKIYKQLFSNKVELVKIDDIKCHVQGDIVIECLSNDMEVMMFRAVFNTAFIRSNILTLNRDEVDTLWDIKEQFPKGFGVEILFSDMDDDSSVDLTEKVGLPVEAFSNVHEFFNQVAPNDVPSPLGQPVRSPPPVSKSDKTTALPPPPPPPPPPPPPPPPPMQHSDQKTASRVFPPIPHPELATAASPPPPPPPPPVHNKSP from the exons atggactTGCTTCGCAAATTGTTCAACCGCAAAACTCCAGATGGTTTACACGAGATATGCGACCAAGTGTTCG TCTTCGGCAGCTGCCTCTCCACCGATTCTTTGGAAGAAGAGAAGTACAAAACTTATCTGACGGGAGCTGTCAACCAGCTACAAGAGCACTTCCCTGATGCATCCTCTCTTGTCTTTAACTTCCGTGATGTGGTGGATACTCGGAGTGTGGTGGCTGATGTCTTGTCAGAACACGGCTTGTCCGTAATGGATTATCCTCGCCACTACCAAGGCTGCTCATTATTGCCTGTGAAAGTTATGAAAAAATTTCTTTGTTACTGTGACAGCTGGCTCTCACTAGGCCCAAGTGAATTGATACTATTGCATTGTGAACGAGGGGCTTGGCCGCTTCTAGCTTTCATGCTAGCTGCACTCCTTATTTACCGGAAGCAATACAGTGATGAGTACAAGACCTTGGATATGATCTGCAAGAAGGCTCCCGTTGAGCTTATGCATTTGTTCTCGCCCTTGAACCCTATTCCTTCTCAGCTTCGGTATCTACAGTATGTGTCGAGAAGGACTATGGTCTCTGAATGGCCTCCAACGGAAAGGGCTCTCACCGTGGATTGTGTTATGTTGAGATGTCTTCCTGATGTTAGTGGACAAGGAAGCTTTCTTCGCCCAGTCTTTAGAGTATACGGTCAGGATCCCCTTTTTGTAGATGATGATAAAAAGCCTGAGCTCTTGTACTCAAGTGCCAAGAAAGGGAAACATCTTAAAATCTACAAGCAGCTCTTTTCAAACAAG GTAGAACTAGTCAAGATTGACGACATCAAATGTCATGTGCAAGGTGATATCGTGATTGAATGCCTCAGTAATGACATGGAGGTCATGATGTTTCGAGCGGTTTTCAACACAGCTTTTATCAGATCAAATATTTTGACGCTCAACCGTGATGAGGTTGACACATTATGGGATATAAAAGAACAGTTTCCAAAGGGGTTCGGAGTTGAG ATTCTCTTCTCGGATATGGATGATGACTCGTCTGTTGATTTGACGGAGAAAGTTGGTCTTCCAGTAGAAGCTTTTTCCAACGTTCATGAGTTCTTCAATCAAGTTGCTCCCAATGATGTGCCTTCCCCTCTTGGACAACCGGTGAGGTCACCTCCTCCAGTGTCTAAATCAGACAAAACAACTGCAttacctccaccaccaccaccaccaccaccaccacctcctcctcctcctcctccaatgCAGCATTCAGACCAGAAGACAGCCTCTAGAGTTTTCCCGCCTATACCACACCCAGAACTAGCTACAGCTGCCTCTCCTCCCCCTCCCCCTCCTCCTCCCCCAGTTCACAACAAAAgtccataa
- the LOC103851773 gene encoding F-box/kelch-repeat protein At4g38940-like: MSELMEQFLALSVSPPLIPSLPDDITVDIVAARVPLNHYPTLSHVSKSFRKLIASPTLYKRRSQLGITQHRVYAVLQSRKTRASSFYILHRKVDDCSNRLVVVRSITLKSSCGNYVPVGSKVYVFNDEDALSIDCTSHTSQSIPDIPQRMAYKVVNVVDEKKIYVIGDSVCHVVKEKGGMLRETWKKAVMVFDTQTQLWEPKLVKEDMFLGVLWSDSVVMDGKIYMKDYSKGNSFVYEPDERKWEFMDEVLNSKAWKGACVVDNVLYYHDLRALRAYDPKKSCWSVVNGLGDFLVAKTARSRWCHAVNYGKEKLALFFHKNHDGKEVIFCAVIALERRQGGEIWGQMESCDVVNEDGLFDMVKFVTVSL; encoded by the coding sequence ATGTCTGAATTAATGGAGCAATTCTTGGCGCTGTCAGTGTCTCCTCCTCTGATTCCGTCACTTCCAGACGACATTACCGTTGATATCGTAGCTGCTCGTGTACCCCTAAACCATTATCCGACTCTCTCCCACGTTTCCAAGAGTTTCAGGAAACTCATTGCCTCTCCTACGCTCTACAAGAGGCGATCCCAGCTAGGCATCACCCAACACCGTGTCTATGCTGTCCTCCAGAGCCGCAAAACTCGTGCTTCCAGTTTCTACATCCTCCACCGGAAAGTCGACGACTGCAGTAACCGCTTGGTGGTTGTCCGGTCAATTACTCTCAAGTCTTCCTGCGGAAACTATGTCCCGGTGGGTTCGAAGGTGTATGTGTTTAACGATGAAGATGCGCTCAGCATTGACTGCACCTCTCACACGTCTCAGTCCATCCCTGACATTCCTCAGCGCATGGCTTATAAAGTGGTTAACGTGGTTGACGAGAAGAAGATTTATGTAATCGGTGATTCGGTTTGTCATGTCGTTAAGGAGAAGGGTGGTATGTTGCGGGAAACGTGGAAGAAGGCAGTCATGGTGTTTGATACACAAACCCAGTTGTGGGAGCCTAAGTTGGTAAAGGAAGACATGTTTTTAGGTGTCCTTTGGTCTGATTCTGTGGTGATGGATGGTAAGATTTACATGAAAGATTACAGCAAGGGCAACTCTTTTGTTTATGAACCAGATGAAAGGAAATGGGAATTTATGGACGAGGTGTTGAATTCTAAGGCCTGGAAGGGTGCATGTGTGGTTGACAACGTCTTGTACTATCACGATTTGAGGGCGTTGAGGGCGTATGATCCAAAGAAGAGCTGTTGGAGTGTTGTCAACGGTTTGGGAGATTTTTTGGTGGCTAAGACTGCTCGTTCAAGGTGGTGCCATGCAGTGAACTATGGCAAGGAGAAGCTGGCTCTCTTCTTTCATAAAAACCATGACGGCAAAGAGGTCATTTTCTGTGCAGTGATTGCTTTGGAAAGGCGCCAAGGAGGAGAGATTTGGGGTCAGATGGAGTCGTGTGATGTTGTGAATGAGGATGGGCTGTTTGACATGGTCAAATTTGTTACGGTTTCCCTTTGA